A portion of the Toxoplasma gondii ME49 chromosome VIIb, whole genome shotgun sequence genome contains these proteins:
- a CDS encoding hypothetical protein (encoded by transcript TGME49_258850), translating into MGRSGDSSLEESSDERHASRKATKEKRKRNADRSSSSERSQDDSSSDTSSDTSQYSSSSEDERASKRRKKEKKEKKAKKEKKAKKEKKAKKEKKKKRVKQKKPKKEKDFYSSGCVTNQYGKYGLLQESDMWKKRAEFSLWLMEIKDKNLEELSGWEERELFKDFMEDFNTATLPSKKYYNLELFEAKQRMKRTNLQESRELTDFNDEARRKMEIKNMINQRRKLEAEAQLRSMREDREKVDDMRQQKLLKSQVETLYRMGANTEAKKLADLINPDK; encoded by the exons agagaaagagaaacgctgaCAGGTCGTCCAGCAGCGAGCGTTCGCAGGACgacagcagcagcgacaCAAGTTCAGACACCTCGCAATACAGTTCTTCCtcagaggacgagagagctTCCAA ACGccgaaagaaggagaagaaggagaagaaggcgaagaaggagaagaaggcgaagaaggagaagaaggcgaagaaggagaagaagaaaaagcgggtcaagcagaagaaaccgaagaaggaaaaggactTTTATA GCTCTGGATGCGTGACGAATCAGTACGGCAAGTACGGCCTTCTCCAAGAGAGCGACatgtggaagaagagagccgagttttctctctggctgATGGAAATAAAAGACAAGAACCTGGAGGAACTTTCAGGATGG GAAGAACGTGAATTGTTCAAGGATTTCATGGAGGATTTCAACACCGCCACGTTGCCAAGCAAGAAGTACTACAACCTGGAGCTCTTTGAGGCCAAGCAGCGCATGAAGAGG ACAAATCTACAAGAGTCGCGAGAACTGACTGACTTCAACGATGAGGCCAGAAGAAA GATGGAAATCAAGAACATGATTAACCAGCGAAGGAAGTTGGAGGCTGAGGCTCAACTGCGTTCGATGCGCGAGGACCGTGAGAAG GTCGACGACATGCGCCAACAGAAACTCCTCAAATCTCAGGTGGAGACGCTGTATCGAATGGGAGCGAAtacagaggcgaagaaactTGCAGACCTCATAAACCCGGACAAGTGA